In Panicum virgatum strain AP13 unplaced genomic scaffold, P.virgatum_v5 scaffold_4026, whole genome shotgun sequence, one genomic interval encodes:
- the LOC120694183 gene encoding uncharacterized protein LOC120694183: protein MSTVSSSDSMLALGQGTLPAARGGTVAASNDGHAPAPPSIVVHPYATVSVKSHVPITLELKNSIYSKWASFFKSMCGKFGLKPHIDGMLPACRTDPQWDQADCCIRTWIFGSVDDSVLDLVMDSDDQTARELWVCIEGLFRANKEPRALLLSHEFHSMQQGDTPISEFCQEMKKMADSLRDIGHGVSDSQLARDILVLKELRLKNSDSVAASTALLASTNASLSTCMSPGCRSSSAGSAPARSDQRRGGGNDGGGGKRGKGRGRQQAGQATQAGGTPQPMGQRPTGP from the exons ATGTCGACAGTGTCATCCTCCGACTCCATGTTGGCTCTCGGCCAGGGCACCCTGCCCGCCGCCAGAGGAGGCACCGTGGCCGCTTCCAATGACGGCCACGCCCCTGCACCACCTTCGATTGTCGTCCACCCCTACGCGACGGTCTCTGTGAAGTCGCACGTCCCCATCACGTTGGAGTTGAAGAACTCCATCTACTCCAAATGGGCGTCCTTCTTCAAATCCATGTGCGGCAAGTTCGGTCTCAAGCCGCACATCGACGGCATGCTCCCTGCCTGCCGCACCGATCCCCAATGGGATCAAGCCGACTGCTGCATCCGTACTTGGATCTTCGGCTCCGTCGACGACTCCGTCCTCGACCTCGTCATGGACAGCGATGACCAGACCGCCCGCGAACTGTGGGTCTGCATTGAGGGCCTCTTCCGTGCCAACAAGGAGCCGCGCGCCCTCCTGCTCAGCCACGAGTTCCACTCCATGCAGCAAGGCGATACTCCGATCTCTGAGTTCTGCCAGgaaatgaagaagatggccgacTCCCTGCGCGACATCGGGCACGGCGTCTCGGACTCTCAACTT GCCCGCGACATCCTCGTCCTCAAGGAGCTGCGCCTGAAGAACTCCGATTCGGTGGCCGCCAGCACCGCCCTCCTCGCCTCCACCAACGCCTCTTTGTCCACCTGCATGAGCCCAGGCTGCCGCTCCTCTTCCGCTGGATCTGCTCCAGCGCGCAGCGAccagaggcgcggcggcggaaacgacggcggcggcggcaagcgcgGCAAGGGCAGGGGGCGCCAGCAGGCCGGCCAGGCCACTCAGGCCGGCGGCACCCCTCAGCCCATGGGACAGCGACCCACTGGGCCCTAG